Part of the Nilaparvata lugens isolate BPH unplaced genomic scaffold, ASM1435652v1 scaffold8017, whole genome shotgun sequence genome is shown below.
AAAGTTGGTGATAAAATACTGCCCTGAATTGAGCCACTAACAAACTTGATAGCCAGAAAAGGGTACTGTAGCAACTATTAAGTTGTACGTAAGTAGCTATTAACTTAGTAAGAAGTAAGTATACTTAATTATAACTGAGAATAAGTAACTTAAGTTGTGTGTCCCACCTGTCTGGTTGACTTCCTTTTCTGTGAGCATCAAGATTCAAcattcatgattcaagatccaaATGCGTCCCCTTCTGTGTCTTCACAATCCACATTGAGTCACTGCAAAAACGACACATTTAATTAAAGTTTACAATCTTACTGTAGAGCACTCATATTTAAGAGCAAATAATTGTCCATTAGCAGTGTAACCCGTGAACCCTGGCAACTGAAAACTTTACAAAATCTacctactgagatcttgaacGATTTaaaaaggcctataaccatcctcagtaaataaaaatctataagcaacatttcaagttaatcagttgggtagttgagacgtgatgatgcgtcgtttgtgtatttcctatccccaACATGTATAGCCGattccttcctttattatattatagatttatcatTAGAAGTAGCTATTTATCAAGTTGAGGTTTCAACAAACTAAACTGTTATTATTTGCTAGGTTGGGATAAAACTAGGAAAACATGAgcattaatgaataaatggttTAAATTATAATACATAACCATCTTTCTGGACTTTCCAAATAAGAGAGGCTATTAGGAGTTTATTTCGAGGGGCCGAACGACGTCACTTATCAACTCCTAAAATCTAGCTACTGCATCCAAGGCTATCTTATCGTTGTCGGCCCCAACCTTCAACCCTCAGGGTGAGCCGGGTTGAAAGACTCAAAGACAGCACTCTATATCCAGTGCAGTCGAGTCTCTAGTCACCTAGTGCTATCCCACTACAAAATATTCATGTCATCGATTCGACATCAACTGCTGCCAACGTAGACAGCACAAACAAGTGAGGCGAATACAGATATCACCGACCACTAGAAACCTGGTGGTGACTTGTAGCAGTCAGTAGAACGCGCTGACACGCGGTAATAAACCGGTGGAGCCGCCAAGGCAGTAATAAGGGTCCTTATGCCGCagccacatgttggcccaatgatgACCACCGCCAGTGTGTCGATGGTagtttgccagcgctggccttcattggccaTCGCTCCAATTTTCTCGAGCGGAGGCCAGCCCCCCCCCGtaggccaatgaaggccaaaccacccatccacactagTCAACCAATGCCTGTTTAGTCGTTTGTTGTGCTGATTTTTCTGTGTAAATGAGTATCTAATGAATTatcgaataaaatatttgtgatataatgaataattttgatttattaagTGATTGGAAAAACTCTTATAAATTCTGATACAAGCTACATTTTGTCAAGGCGACAAAGTTGAACAGCTGATGTAATAGGACAGAAGAACTGGCTAAATCATTGCCACTCTGGGCGGCACTGGCTAGATTggctttctttcaagatggcggattttgacGTCACGAttctagccgagtttccattgTGCATGTATTGTTTGACGCTGGCCTTGATTGGGCACTGGCCACATTGCAGTGTAGATGGCAAGACCAACGCGGGCCAGCGACTGAGGACTAGGCATAACATAGTGATGTTTGCAATTCACTCACCATAGATATTGTTATGCTCGATCAAGCCGCGGCCTTCGCCCAAGATGAAGACGCCACCCTGATGGCCGTTGTAGATCTCGTTGCGGTGGGGTTTGCTGTGGGAATGGATGCGGTTGTCGATGAACTGGCCGAGCCCGTACAAGCCACCCGTCTGTCCGTGGTGGATCTCGCAGTGCACCACTGTCACTGTCGGTTGGCGCCCGAACCCCGCTATCCCATTGTTGTGGATGTCGTTCGCCTCCAACAAACCCTGCAAACAACAAATTACCACATTAACCACCGTCACGTTtatctatatactatatatgcAGGACGGAATTTAGGGTTTTAGTATATTCATATATGTTGTACAGTACGCATCCCATAgctttgaaacggcatataggcaaggAAATAATTACGGCGTTGCAAAAATCATGGCTTtagagaccctagatccctagatggaggaagctccctacacacagagattcttcatgaatgagagagctgcaacgtatcaccaacaatggaaagagcttgttgaacgaatgtcagctgataggctgtgttgtgctaaaaggacgtaactccgaaatgctccttgtatttcttttcggatgcaacaagttgcttttgaaaagatgaaaaagagcatctgttgcttatgaaaagatacattttcaaaatgttggatgtttttgaaagggtaGTATTGAAGTCTAGTGGCCCTCCACCGATAAGCaaaaagctacaggacccggactgtacgAGTAGTCATATGAATAGTTGATACAAACACAGAAACTAGTAACACAAAATATACACATTATAGGCTAACAAGTCAAGGTAATTATTTACATAGGGAGTATATGTTTTCTACACAGTCAGTATATGTGGTACCTACCGTCAATTTATCATGTCATGTTTTTAACCCATGATTACTATAATGTCTGgcattcaacaatattataatggaatTTCACCAGTTAACATCTCTTCAACCGAATAAAAAGCCTGACCGTATCAACTTGAATACACTCTCTAGTAAAGTGCTCATGTAGATCGCTTATTAGATCTAATATATTCAAGATATCTTTGAAAAGTAAGAGCCTGCAGCATTAATAAACAGTGAAGAGTAAATTGctgtatatttttaaaaatggctTGCAGGGATCCATTCTACCCAGATATTAAATTGCCACATCATAACActgtgttattaaaaatatgctTAATTTCTGCATGTACATAACTGAGTAAGTCACCATAACAATCATATATTTACAATTGTTATATACAATAAAGTAGCATAGATATGATGTTGAATAATACTTTTATTTCTGAACACAGCAATCATGAGTTCAACTTGTCTTGATTCGAAAAGTTCTGTAGCACTGTAAAGCACTATTCgagtcttttaatttcctcctaAACAAAGGTTTGCTCTCTATTTCAGTTGTGATAGgctattcattattcatttacggtacaaatgaaaatttgtcactgaaatgaatacaaaatagTAGGCTATTCGGATAGttacctgaaatgctagtgcaGTGCAGACGAAGATCTCGCAAGTTTCTTGAGGTATGATTTCAAAACCGACCGAGTAGAATTTTTCTAGTCTTGTCCAAATAATTTGttccatttcatcaattttcagagCCTGTAAAAGAACATAGATAaattagatgaaaaaataagaattcacagataaatgaatgaatcacAGTTCACCAATTATCAGACGCATCATATgaaatggaaatgagataatgaataatgtatAAAGAATTAATTCATAGATCATCACAATGCATACTTGAAATAATCATGTTTAGTACAAGTTAGAGTTTCTATACTCTTATAGCTGGGCTCAACCTTTGATGCAGACGGAGAACAGGCCATGAAATAGCACATCTAgtaaattaattgatgaatggaGGAAAATGACTGCAATACTTTGTGATAGAAGGAATGAAAAACTTAAGGGCAAAATCTATAAAACAGTCGTGTCGTGCGCCCGCGTTGACATACGAGCGGAGGCCTGGGCAGTTAAGAAAGCCCATGAACACAGACTGGAGGTCAATGAAATGAAGATGCTGAGGTGGAGTTGCGGCCTAACTGGAAGGGATGGAATcccaaatgaaatataattaatcatttttaacaagaataaacagttgatatcagATCAGATATAGGCTtaacggtatcagctatcctctatagaaggtacAGAATCGGCCTACTGTTctccctatctttctccactggaaaatagaagaacaacgttgcctatTCTCTGATCTTtgaagaggatagctgataccagtacatctgatatttatgtataattattggcaatgttgttcttctatttttctccactaccTACCTTTAGGAACTAACAATAGATATTGACCAAAGTTGTGGTAAAATTGACCAAGCTATCCTCttcagaaggcagtggcaaggcagataattggcaacgttgttctcctactttcctcccctgccattataacgtggacctcactataacgtctctgttttcaaaattatcaagggACTTTATGCCTCCTATGTGGTCTCAATCctgcaataatatttcaatatttcaatgttatatttttaaagttgtgTTTCCCAATTTACGAATATCTGTGGGCCAAGATTCTATATTACTctatagacctcactatagtactcatctatttcactatccatgaccaACATGCtagttgataattcaatttgatCTACTCGtatttttgacgacactacagtccaatttttgaataatagttattaatgtgtgttaaaatggatttgaaaatcGAAAGCGCTCTAAACGTGGGtaatagtttttaataactattattcaaaatttagactgtagtgtcatcAAAATCGAACacttgtcacaaagtaaaattgtgacgagaaaataataaataatattattgaaagacgctcggctatcagcgaTGCTAGCcaaccgcggagataaggaaggtaccgatggcgcacatctccgcgcatcaagacgatttccaccgcctctggcggcggcacaactccatcccctccactttgggggagtatttaaaggccggacgagccccagaccacagcattccgctcacaaccttcctgctccttgtatagcggcccgttggctgccgtacgtccccgacctcctgccctggtacagcggcccgttggctgccgtacgtccctaaccttccatctccctagggcacagcggaccgttgtctgcgtCCCTGACTTCcaatctccctagggcacagcggaccgttgtctgccgtccctgtcctcccatttccccagggctcagcggaccattgtctgccgtccctgaccttccattcccccaggtcacagcggaccgttgtctgccgtccctgtcctcccatctacccagggcacagcggaccgttgtctgccgtccctattcttccattccccagggcacagcggaccgttgtctgccgtccctgtcctcccatctccctagggcacagcggaccgttgtctgccgtccctgaccttccattcccccaggtcacagcggaccgttgtctgccgtccctgtcctcccatctacccagggcacagcggaccgttgtctgccgtccctatcctcccattccccagggcacagcgaccgttgtctgccgtccctgtcctcccatctccctagggcacagcggaccgtttctgccgtccctatcctcccatttccccagggcacagcggaccgttgtctgccgtccctgacctcccatctccctagggcacagcggaccgttgtctgccgtccctgtcctcccattccccagggcacagcggaccgttgtctg
Proteins encoded:
- the LOC120349042 gene encoding F-box only protein 11-like codes for the protein ALKIDEMEQIIWTRLEKFYSVGFEIIPQETCEIFVCTALAFQGLLEANDIHNNGIAGFGRQPTVTVVHCEIHHGQTGGLYGLGQFIDNRIHSHSKPHRNEIYNGHQGGVFILGEGRGLIEHNNIYVTQCGL